The following is a genomic window from Chryseobacterium ginsenosidimutans.
GCGCACTTTTTCATTATACAATTCAATATATTGATCTCCATTTACCATTTTAGGAACATTGGTAACAGTTTTAATTCCTAAATAAGAATTAACATTGAAAACCGGTTTCCCTTTCCCTGTTTTAGTTTTAATAATTACAGCTCCATTCGCTGCCTTGGCACCGAAAATTGCTAGACTTGAAGGATCTTTCAAAACACTCATCGATTCTATATCCTGAGGATTAAGGAAAGAAATGTCTTCTGTTAACATTCCATCAACAATGAAAACTGTATTACCAGACAAAGATCCAACCCCTCTAATATCCACCCGAGGAGATCCACCTGGTGTACCTGATGTCACAATATTTACCCCAGCCAATTTTCCTTGCACAGAGTTTAGTGGATTTGCATTGGGTTTATCTGCTAAATCTTTTGCTGAAACCATTCCAATACTTCCTGTAACGTTCTCTTTTTTCTGAGATCCATATCCAATCATCACCACTTCCTCAATTTTCTGTTCTTTCAGAGTATCTCTTGGAGTAGTCTGTGCATTGACATTCATACCGAAGTATAGAACAGCAATGAGACATGAATACTTTAAATCACTTTGTTTCATATAGTTTAATTTTATTCGTACAATCACAATTTTAACAAAAGACAATCGTCTTTTAATCCTTTTCATTGAAAAACACGTTATTCTCAAAAAAAGACATTATTCAAAATTATAAAAATATATTCAACAATGTTAATTTTACTTAATATTTTTATCATTCTGCTAATACCTTAAATTTACATAAAAACAATTAATTTTCGTTTATATTCATTAAATCATTTATCATAATCAAAATGATTAGATATTTTCTAATTGCATAATAATTCTATTAATTAAAAAAAATATTTAAAATTTCTTCTTATGTCTTTATATGAAAGGTTTTGAGATCTATATATCACAAAAGGTACTCATTTAATTATATAACGTCAAACAATTAATATTCTTTGTAAAAATTTGTTAAAATAATTTTTGTGTTTAAATTTGGTTCATTATTTGAAAATATATAAAGCTTAATTAATCTCAATGAAAAAATACATTATCGTTGCGTCCTTAATACTGGGAACAGGAGTTATCATAAATACTGCAATGCAATCTTGCACTACTTTGGCAACCACAGATATAGGATTATCAATTATTAAAAGGTTTCTTTTGAACGGAATTGATAAAGGAGTGAATGTCTACAGTAATAAAGATGCTTTTCTGCAAAACAACATGGTTGACAAAGCATTACCAAAACAGCTGAGGGATATCAACTCAATGTTAGAGAAAGTTGCACCGTCTTTAGTTGCAAAAGAAAGGGCATATATTGCTGATGCTGCAGTTTACACTGTAAATATCTCAAAACCGATTTTGGTAAGTGCCGTGAATAGCCTGAATGCACAAGATGTTACAAGAATTATACAGGGAGAAAAAGGAACTGCTACCTTGATTTTGAAGGAAAAAACAGCTCAACAGCTGGTTGCTGCAATTACTCCGAAAGTTGATGAACAGCTTAACCAATACGGAATTGCAAAAAGTATTAATACGGCTCTATCAGGAAGCAACTTGTTGAACAGTCTTCTTGGCGGAAACAAAAACACCGTAAATGCAGGTGGTTTAAGTCAATTGGCTTCAGAGCAGCTTGTGAACGGGCTATTTAATATTATTGAAGATTACGAAATCCAAAACTCCAAGTCGCTTTTGGGCCCTCTTGGAAAATAGAAAAATTTTCGCTATATTTATATAATTTAAAATTGGAGATGGATATATTACAAGGGAATCAACACGCAAATCCTGAGGAATTTTACAATTCTTTGAAGGAAAAACTGGAAGATCATCACGATTTTCCTGAAGATTATTTATTTAAATTTATAATTCCTACGGATGAGGCAAAACTTACGGAAATTTACAAGGTTTTTGATGGAATAAAATTTACATTGGGAAACCGCGAAAGTAAAAACGGAAAATATACAGCCTGCAACATCAACGCATTTGTTTTGGATGCAGATCAGGTAGTAACTATTTATAAAGAAGTAGCAAAAATAGAAGGCGTAATTCTATTATAAAAACAAAAAGTCAGCTTTACCGCTGACTTTTTTATATCTTTATTTTATTTTTCTATAAAATATTTCACATTTTCAATTGGTCTTCCCAGCATTGCAACAGAACCTTTAATTAAAATCGGCCGTTGGATAAGTGACGGATTTTCGGATAAAACCTTGATCCATTCCTCTTCAGATAAATTTTTATTGGCAAAATTATCCAGATATAATTTTTCATTTTTTCTGATGATATGAAAAACACTCTGATTCAATTTCTTTAAAACTGACTTAATCTCAAGAACACTTAATGGATCTTCAACAATATTGATGATCTCAAACGGCACTCCATTTTCATCAAGATATTCTAAAACTGCATTCGATTTTGAGCAGCTTCCATGATGTAAAACCTTAACTAACATCTTTAATTATATTTAAAATTAAACTTGTTTAACACAAAGTTAAAAAGAATCAAACTATCTGGATCTTAATTTGTAATAAAAATTTGTTAAAACAAGCCGTTCAATTCTGTCTCAATTTTTTCTAAAATAAGTCCGAAATCCTCCGGTTTTTCTACAAAATCCAAATCATCAACTTCAATAATCAATAATTTTCCTTCTGTGTAATTGGAAATCCATTTTTCGTATTTCTGATTCAGTTTCGAGAGATATTCAATACTGATTGATGCTTCATACTCTCTTCCTCTTTTATAGATTTTTTTAACCAGATTCGGAACATCAGATTTAAGATAAATCAATAAATCAGGTGCAGAAACAAAAGATTTCATTAAAGTAAAAACATCATTATAATTCTTAAAATCCCGATCAGAAAGAAGATTCATATCATTCAGGTTTTCGGCGAAAATATGTGCATCTTCATAAATCGTACGATCCTGAATAATGTTTTTTCCACTTTCTCTGATCTCTTTCACCTGACGGAATCTGCTTCCCAAAAAATAAATCTGCAAGGCAAAGCTCCACTTGCTCATGTCTGCATAAAAATCCTCCAGATAAGGGTTATGATCTACATCCTCAAACTGAGCATCCCAATTGTAATGCTTAGAAAGCATTGTCGTCAACGTAGTTTTCCCTGCTCCAATATTTCCAGTAACTGCAATATGCATATTTTTCCTAAGGTATTTTTTGATTTTGACTAAACTCCGACAGACTGAATCTCCGAACTATCCTCAATCAGCTTCTGCAAAGAACTTTCTGCGGAATTCTCATCTTCTATTTCCTGTGTTTTTTTCTCCAGCTTTCCTTCAGGGCTGTCTGGCTGTGCTGGCTTTTCAGCCGATTGTTCTACGTCCTGTTCCGTAACTTTCTGTTTAAGATCCGGCTGATCCGGTTCTGTTTGCAGTTTAGCTTCTTCATTTTTTTCAAGGTCGTAAAGATAAAGCTTGTTGGCTTTGATTTCAAAATAAGAAAGGGTATTTTTATCCACAATCTGTGCCTCGGGATCACCGAAGATTTTTACCATTTCTTTTTCCGGAACATATTTTAAAACAGAATTATTTGTTATCACTAAAATCGTTTCATTTTCCCTTCTGAAACGCTTTCCATTTTCAATAGCCGCTTCAAAGATTTTTTCAAACTTAAAAGTATATACCCTGATCTGTTTTCTTGTTAAAATGTATATTTTATTCTCATAAACCAAAAGATCTGTAAGATCATCAAAACTTGCATCAAAAGGATAAGAATTAATTGTTGTCTCATTCCTGAAATTATATTGTATGAGACGTTTTGTGCTTTCATCCAACAGCCACAACTGCTGCAAATCTTCAGCATAAGCCATTTTAATAAACCCAAACTTCTGCTTAAAATCCACACGCTGGATTTCGTTCATATTCTGGTCAACATACTTCAATTCCTGAGCGTTTTCCGAAAACAAAGGCACACTCAGCGGATTCTGAACTCCCTGAACTTTAAAAGGAACCGTAAACATCATTTTCCCGATCTGTTTTCCCAAAGAATCATACTTCGTAAAACTAAAATCTTTGTTTTTATAGATGTATAAACTTCCGTAATCATCGGCAAGCATATCTTTGGCTTCCTTCAGCTTCAAAGTATCTAAAGGAATAGCTTTCTGTGCAGATAACGAACAGAAAACCAATAGCAATATCAAATGTAATATCCTCAAATTCTTATAGATAACATTCCGGTAGAATTCCGGCAATTTACATGTTTTATTTTATTAAGACAGAGATTTTTAATTATTTAATAGAAATCTCATAAATTTTTGACCAGTTTTTACCTGTTATTAACATATTATCACCTTTAAAAGCAATTCCGTTTAAAACATGGTCTTTATTATTTTTAATATTTTCGTCGGTAATTTTTGTAAAATCAAACTTTCCTACGACCTCTCCTGTTTTAGGATCAATTTTTAGAATAATTGGTTTGAACCAAATATTGGAATAGATAAATCCGTCATGATATTCCAATTCATTCAATTGATCGTAAGCTTCTTTATTTCCTGCAACAGCAACTGTTCTTACAACTTTTAAAGGATCATTAACATCAAGAAAAAACAGGTTCTTCGATCCATCCGTTGCCACAAGATTTTTACCGTCGTAAGTCAATCCCCATCCTTCACGAAGTTCATTTGACAAAGGAAATTCTGAAATCTTTTTAAATGTATTCTTATCATAAATAAAACCTACTCTATTTTGATAGGTGAGCTGATAAATTTTGTCACCGACAATTGCACAGCCTTCAGAAAATATATCTGCAGCCTGCTTTTCTTCAATAATTGGAGTTTTTCCGCCCAATGTATATTTTATTAACTTAGAAGAATCTTTCAGCCCATCACTTTCATAGACGGTATTTCCTTCCAAAAGAAAACCTTCAAGAAAATTATTCGGATCATGAGGATATTCTGCTACAATTTCGTAAGAAATATTTTTCTCCGGATTTTTGGCAAAAACATTAATAGTTGCATCCTGATTTAAAGTTTCACCACTTTTCGTTTTGACATTGAAGGTAATTTCGTTGTCACCCAAAGTGAAAAGCTTAGGATCAATGACTAAATTTGAAGTTTCACTGTCTCCAAAACTGATAGATATATTTTCTGCAATTTCTGTTACCTCCTTTGGAAGAGTCAGTTTATCTCCGAAATGATATCCTTTCTGCATCATCGAGTTATTGTAATCTGCCAGAGAATTAAGCACATCCTTATTGTCTTTACAGGAAATCATCAATAAAAACGCAGTAAGACCAATCAATATATTTTTCTTCATTAAATCGTAATAATTTTCAAAAATAGTAATTTTTTATACCATTTACCGAAAAATAGCGTCCCGAAGAACGCTATTCATTATTTGTAATAAATGTACTGAAATTTTTAACTTATTTGATTGCAACTTCATAAATTTTTGACCAGTTTTTCCCTGTCACCAACATATTTTCACCTTTGAAAGCAATTCCGTTCAGGACATCGTCGCTTCCTTTTGTGTTTTGTTTTGCAATTTCCGTAAAATCAAATGTTCCCACAACTTCTCCGTTTGCAGGATTTATTTTTAAGATGATCGGCTTTTGCCACACGTTTGCATAGATGAATCCGTTGTGGAATTCAAGCTCGTTCAATTGATCGTAGGCCTGTGAACTTCCTGCAACTGCAATATATTTCACCATTTTTGAAGGGTTATTAGCATCAAGAAAATACAATAATTTACTTCCGTCTGATGCGATAAGATTCTTTCCGTCATAAGTCAATCCCCAACCTTCTCCCAACACATTCGGATAAGCAAATTCTGATAATAATTTTAAAGAATTTTTATCATAAATATATCCTTTTTTGCTTTGCCAAGTCAGTTGATATACCTTATCACCTGCAATTGTACTTCCTTCAGAAAAATCTTCCTGTCCCTGTTTCGTAGAGGCTAAAGGAGTTGTTGTACCCAATGTATATTTTAAAATCTGTGAAGAACCGTTCTGCCCGTCACTTTCATAGATTGTATTGCCTTCGATCTGGAAACCCTGCACGAAATTTTTAGGATCGTGAGGATATTCTGCGACTATCTCGTAAGACAATTTTTGTTCAGGGTTTTTTGCAAAAACATTAATCGTTGCATCCTGAGTTAAAGTTTCTCCGCCTTTTGTTTTAATATTAAAAGTAACGGCATTATCACCTAATGTAAAGAATTTCGGATCAATTGTTAAATCTGAAGTTTCTTTATCTCCAAAACTGATCGAAATAGTTTCGGCATCATCGGTAACTTCTTTTGGTAACTCCAGTTTATCTCCAAAATGATAGCCTTTCTCCGTCATAGAATTGTTGTAATCTGCCAATGAATCAAGAACTTTTTTATCATTTTTACAAGATGCCAACAACAAAATTGCTGCAAAACCTATTATTATATTTTTTTTCATTTAATTTCTAAAATTTCCCCAAAATTAGCAAAATTTATTCCTCTTTGCTAATTTCATCGATATGTTGACCAAATTGTAATATGTAGCCATTGTTTATCATACATTACAAACTCCCTCATGTTCTCAATTGAAGTTTCTATTTCACAGCAGATTTCTGCTTTGAATTACTCATATCTAATATTTTTATTAACAGAAAGGTCACAAAGATCTATCAATGCGCAAATCCTGTAATCTTCGCTTCATCAAAATCAAGTTGCATTTCGATTGTTCTCATCACATGATCGTCGAAGATCTTTTCACGTTTCATTCGGTAAAGCTCATTTCTCTGCGCCTGAATAATCTGTCTCATAACATCTTTATTTTCATTCATTGCAGATACATAATCACTTGCTGAAGCCATACATTGTGCCTTATCTGCCATCATCATCATTTCGTTTTCCAACTTGTGTTTCTGATGCTGAACAAGACTGTTTTTTTCTGCTAAATCGGAGAAATCATTCTGCAGTTTATGCAAAGCGGTTTCTTTCAATTTTCTCATTAAAATTACTTCCTGCTTTTCTTCCGGAAGCTCGCTTCCTGCATCATTTATTTTTAAAATTCTTAAAATTGGCGTTAATAATAAACCTTGTCCTACCAAAGTTATCAGTATAATAACGAATGTTACAAATAAAATAATATTACGGTGCGGAAACGCTTCTCCATTTGGTAAAAATGCCGGGATGGACAATGCCGCAGCCAGCGAAACAACACCTCTCATTGCCGCAAAACTAATAATAAACGGCTCTCGCCAATCGGGTTTCGGAACTTTTAATCTCAATTCTTTTGAGCAAATTCTCGGGAAATACATTAAGGCATAACTGTACAAAATTCTCGTCCCAATAATTGCTCCACCGATCACAACACTATAGAAAATTCCTTCTGAAATGGTATATTCTTTCATGGCTGCAACAACAATCGGTAGCTCTAAACCAATTAAAATAAAGATAATGGTATTCATCAAAAATATCAGAACGCTCCACACATTCCCCGACTGAATTCTTGAAGTATGACTCAGGTAGCAATGTGAATTGTAAGACATCAGTAATCCACCTGAAACAACTGCCAATACTCCAGAAAAATGAAAATGTTCCGCTCCGATATACATAATGTAAGGAACGATAATGGTGATAATGGTGTCAATATTAGAATTGGAAGGAATCATTCTTAATAAAGCTCCGAATAAAAATCCGGAACCAATACCAACCGCAAGTCCGCCGATTGCCATTGTAAAAAAGTCTTTCACCGCTTCTCCAAAAATAAACTGTCCTGAAATTACTGCCGCCAAAGCAAATTTAAATACAATTAAACTCGAAGCATCATTGATCAAACTTTCTCCCTCTAAAATTGTAGTGATTTTTTTCGGAATTTTCAGGTGTTTTAAAACAGAAGTTGCTGCCACTGCATCCGGTGGAGAATTTACGCCTCCCAACAGGAATCCCATCGCGACCGTTAATCCCGGAATGATGGATGAAGAAAGGTAAGCAACCACAATTGAGGTTAAAAATACCAATCCGAAAGCCATCGAGAAAATCTGCTTTCTCCATTTGTGAAAATCCTGCCATGAGGTAAACCAGGCCGCTTCAAATAAAATCGGAGGAAGGAAAATTAAAAATACCAAATCGGGCTCTATTTCAATATGCGGCATTCCCGGAACAAGACTTATCAAAAGACCTGCAATAACCAAAAATATAGGATATGCAACCTTCAGCTTTTGCCCGATCATGACCAGAATCATTACAGATAACAGTACTGCAATGGATATTATAACGTAACTGTGAATCATTTATCGTGAGTTTTTAGTATTAATTAAATTTATATTCTTTAAAATAATTTAATTTCAACAAAAAATGCTGTGTTTTTATTCTCTAAGCTATTAAGATGCTTTCAGAGTAATTATAGTACAATATTATTTTTTGGAGTAATGGCCGGAGGAAGGTCAGTTTCATCAAGCATATCTCTCATATCGATCTCGATAGTTCGGCTTATCTGTGTAATCGGGACATCATTCGGACTTCCTTCAAAAGGATTTACAGAAGCCTCTCCTACACTATCCAACGTATGAAAACACCACGTCACCAAAATAGAAAACGGAATATTAAACCATAAAGTCCAGTTTTGAAGGAAAGTTCCTTCACCCAATTTATCAAATTCTTTCAGTAACCCAAAAGGTACAAAAAAGATAAACAACAATAAAAGATAAGTGGTAATTGAAGAAAAATTTCTGGGATAGGGGAAATTTTTAATTCTTTCCGCTTTCCCCTGATTCTCTGTAAGTTTCACCAATTGCTGATTGATCTGAGTCCATTGAAAATCATTAATTTCTCCTTTTGCATAAGATTCTGACAATTCTTTGCTCTGAAAAGCCATCAATTGTGTTGCCCTGTTTTTTTTGCTTAAAATATATGTCAGTTCATCATCGGAAAGATATTTTTTTAACTCCTCATCCAATTTGAGAAGCTTTTCGCAAATATCATATTTTCTTGCATATTCTTCATACTGAGCCGTATTCATATTTTCCCATGCTCTCGCCTCACGAAGCTGAAAACGAAGCGCAGTAAGCCATGCATAATGGCGTTTGAACATTGATTTTACTTTATCCTGATCCTTTTCAGAAAGAGAATCTCTTAAAATATAACCAAAACTTCGGCTTTCATTAATAATTGCACCGTAGATCTGCCTTGCTTCCCAAAGTCTGCTGTAACTCGCATTATTTTTAAATCCTACAATGAATGCTACAGCCGTTCCCATGATTGCAATGGGCTGCCACGGAAAGGAAATAAATTTCCAACCGAAATAGTAAAGAACTGTCGGAATTGCAGATAATATTGTAAGGCAAAGAATACTTCTTTTTGTCCAGACAATAAATTCTATGGCTCCAAATTTTTTTCCTGAATGCATCTATATGATTTTAGTTTTTACTATCTAATTATTATTTCATTGATCTGTTTAATCTCTCTTTTGATATTTTCCTAATTCTTTGTAAACGGAATATTGTTATAAAAACCGATTTGAATCTGCCCACGGTTTTTATTTTCCTGGATTTGATTCATATAACCTGCTTCAATTCTCATATTTTTATTAATTACATATCCTAAAGCTCCGTAAACTCTGTTTCTGTCGAAAACAGGACTGTCAAAATGCAGGAATATTTCATTATACGCCGAAACGTAAAGTGTTTTTGGCAACATTTCTTTATTCGTTATCGGAATATTAAGCCCTAAAAAATAACGGAACCTCATCCTGAAATCTTCTTCTAAAAATCTTTCTTCCAATCGATAACGATGCTGAATATTAAAGCGCCCGAACTTTTGTTTTGTAATATATTGCTGGAAGATTCTGTGTTCTATATTTTCAGTTTTTTCGCTGTTGATATAAGGTCTACTTAAAATGAAACCATATCCTAATAAAATATTATTGTTGTTTTCGGTAAGATCATAGCCAATCCCGGCACGAACTAAAAGCTGCTCAAGATCCCCGATTCCATCAAAATTTCTATACTGAATTTCGTTGTGTAAGTTTAATTTTTTGCTTATTTTATTATTTCCAAAATACATATACCAAGCTCCCAGATCACTTTTCTGTGCAAACGAAAATGTTGCTGTTAAAGAAAAAATAACCAAAGCCAATGATTTTAAAATCTTCATAATTTGATTTTTGCTCTTATTTATCATTTCTATCTATTAAATTAATTAAACTTAATTCGAATTATCAATAATAAGAAAAAAATATTTTTTATGAAAGTTTTTATTCTTCGTTCAATTTATTTGAATTTTATATTGACAGAATCTGTTCAGTTAAAATATCATTTCCTATTTTATCAAAATAAATACAGGTCATTTTGTTTAGATCCATCTTCCAACCCTGCACACCGTTTTCTGCACAGTCTCTACAAAATGTAAGATAATCTGTGTCACCTTGCTGATGCAGCTTTAATCTTATTTTAAAATTTTCCAGGTTTAAATTTTCCGAAATGAATAAAGAATCATACTTGTCTCCTGTATGAACCGAACGGCTTTCAGAATCAAAATATTCTGTATTTCCGTCTTTTATATAGGTGGTGTAATGGGAAACTCCTTTATTTTTAATTGCCTGAATGTACATTGGAAAATCAGCACCGCTTTTTACCTTCTGATGTTCTGATTTAATTTCTTCAATTGTGAATTTCATTTTTGCTTTATTATTTGTGTTTGTATTTAATAATTTCTTGCTTAATTCCAAATTTATAAATTTTTGAAATGTAAATGTATTATAAATAGAAACCGACAGTAAAATCTGCCGGTTTGTAACTATATTCGAATTCAAATACTATATTATGGATGCTGTTGCATTTTCGCTGGATCATCATAATTTACCATCCAGTTGATCTCGAATTTGTCTGTAAACATGCCGAAATAGGCACCCCAGAAAGTATCTGCCATCGGCATTGTAACTTTTCCGCCTGCAGAAAGTCCGTTGAATAATTTATCAGCTTCTTCCTTTGAATCTGCATTGATGGAAATCGAGAAGTTATTCCCTACTTTATAGTGTGAAGTCCATTCTCCGCCTGTATCGCTGCCCATCAAAATTGTCTCCTTAGAAATCGGAAGAGAAACGTGCATGATTTTGTCTTTATCTTCCTCTTTCGTTTCCTGACCTTCCGCCGGAGGCATTTCTCCGAAAGTTCCGATGTAAGGATATTCTCCGCCGAAAACCGATTTATAAAAATCAAATGCTTCTTTGCAATTTCCGTCAAATGTTAAATAAACGTTTACTGATGCCATAATGTGTTCTTTTTAGTTAGTATAATTTAGTTTGTTTAAGAGTTAAGCTATTGATTTTCAGACATATTTTTCAACCTTGAAAGACCTTCCTGATAATCCTTTCCGATAGAGCCTTCCAAGTTCATAAATAATTTCATTATAGTGAAAGGATAAGGAATTGTTGACGTAAAACCCCACGTTACCCTGCTCCCGTTTCCTTCAGGAATCACCGTCACATAGGCTTTTGATTCACTTTTATAAGGTTTCAGAAAAGTAGTTTCAGTATCAATTCTTCTATTAACAGCATCTACTTTTTTTAATTCCTGACAACCTTCTCCAGCTTTTTTTGTACTTGTCCAGCAAACCTTCTCTCCCCGCTTACCCGCTGTTCCTGTCCATTCTTTTTTCATTGTAGGATCAAGATCATTCCAAGGATTCCATTGATCCATTGCTTTTAATGTGTTGGTATTTTGCCAGACTTTTTCTACAGGAGCATTAATTGTAATTGATTTTTCATATTTACAATCTCCCGAAACAAAGAAAGCAACAACAAGCCAAAGAATTAAAATTGAGGCTAAAACAATGATTGTCCACTTTAATATTTTCATGTTTATCTTTTTGTTATCAAAATTACCTGTGTTGATCTATTAAAATCATATTTCCATCAGGATCTTTTAGATAAATATGTTCCGGTCCAGTAGTCGTTTCGTCTGCTTCTTTCTCAATTTCAATACCTTGGTCTTTCAGCTTTTTCTGAATATCGCGAACATCATCAAAAGTTTCAAGATTCTGGGCATTCTGATCCCATCCAGGATTGAAAGTAAGCATATTCCTATCAAACATTGCCTGAAAAAGACCGATAATATGATCTCCATTTTTCATAATTAAATAATTATGCCCACTATCTCCAGCCATCTGGCTGAAACCTAATTTTTCATAAAAGTCTTTGGATTTCTCAAGATCCTTTACACTTAAACTGATTGAAAATGCACCTAATTTCATACTTATTCTATTAATGCTCATTTAATTGATAAATCGGTTTATCATTCTTTACGGCTTTTGCAGCTATAAACTATGAAAGCAAATTAAGCAATTGCTTAAACCTTTCGAATTATCTGGTTTAAAATTGTCGAAAAGAGAGATAGAATATCCCAATTTTTCCATCAGCCAAACTCCGGTTGATTATTGATTGTTTATTCTGGTTTTAAAATCCAAAGTTCCGTCATAGCTTTTCCAGTCACCTATTAATTCGATATATTGAGACTCTACTTTTTCAGAATTTTTATTCCATTTAAAAGTATAGATAAACCTGCCTTTGAAGATTCCGGAATGCTTTCCTTTATTCTCTTCCGCCAATTCATATTCTCCAAAAACAGTCCCTTTCTTTTTGGAATCTTTATATTTTGTAATGGTAAAATTACCCTCGAACTTTGTATAATTTTTGTCAACTAATGTATAGCCTGAAACGAAATATTCCTGATCATTTTTTTTATTTTGTTCAGAAATATTAATCTTCAGCCTGATTTCCTGATTCTTGCTACCGATCGTTCCGGTGTACGCTTTACTGTTATTCAGCCAAACGTTGGAAATATTTGGCATCTGTGCAAAAACGAAATTTGAAATGAGAATAAAGAGTAATAAAGTTTTTTTCATTTTGGTTTTTATGTTTTTATTTAAATATGACTTTGGAAATGTCAGTAGGGACAAAATTTGCCCACCAAACATCAAAATCGAGATTTCCCGAATAGTTTTTCCATTTTCCTTTA
Proteins encoded in this region:
- a CDS encoding VOC family protein → MKLGAFSISLSVKDLEKSKDFYEKLGFSQMAGDSGHNYLIMKNGDHIIGLFQAMFDRNMLTFNPGWDQNAQNLETFDDVRDIQKKLKDQGIEIEKEADETTTGPEHIYLKDPDGNMILIDQHR
- a CDS encoding VOC family protein → MASVNVYLTFDGNCKEAFDFYKSVFGGEYPYIGTFGEMPPAEGQETKEEDKDKIMHVSLPISKETILMGSDTGGEWTSHYKVGNNFSISINADSKEEADKLFNGLSAGGKVTMPMADTFWGAYFGMFTDKFEINWMVNYDDPAKMQQHP
- a CDS encoding SRPBCC family protein, giving the protein MKILKWTIIVLASILILWLVVAFFVSGDCKYEKSITINAPVEKVWQNTNTLKAMDQWNPWNDLDPTMKKEWTGTAGKRGEKVCWTSTKKAGEGCQELKKVDAVNRRIDTETTFLKPYKSESKAYVTVIPEGNGSRVTWGFTSTIPYPFTIMKLFMNLEGSIGKDYQEGLSRLKNMSENQ